Within Candidatus Goldiibacteriota bacterium HGW-Goldbacteria-1, the genomic segment CGGATAAAAATACCGATAAGGGCGTGTATTCTTTAAGGCAGATAATTCACAACCCGCAGGAATCGGCAAGGCTTGAAAAAGCGGGAGCCAGGCATGTGGAATCCGTTGACGGAATAAAAAAAGGCGGCTGTGCCATAATAAGCACGCACGGAATAACGCCGGCAGAAGAAACGCAGTTAAGGGCAAAAGCGGCAGACGTGCTTGACACCACATGCCCTTACGTTAAGAAGATTCATAAAGCCGTGGAAAGGCTTAAAGATGAAGGTTATCAGATTATAATAGTTGGCGATAAAGAACATTACGAAGTTAAAGGTATTTCAGGATACGCGGGTGATAAAGGCATAGTTTTAAACACCGCCGCGGATGTGATGAAAGCGCACCTTGAAAGCAGGGTTGGCGTTGTATGCCAGACCACGCAGAGCGCCGAAAAATTTATGGAAATTGCGGCTGCGGTGATGAAAAAAGTGCTTGTTGGAAGGTACGCTGAAGTAAGGGTGTTTAACACAATATGTGATGCCACCCAGAAAAGGCAGGAAGCGACAATGCAGCTTGCGAAAAAGTCCGACCTTATGATAATAGTGGGCGGCAAGAACAGCGCCAATACAAAAAGGCTTTATGAACTTTCGCGCGGTATATTAAAGGAAGTGCGCCACGTGGAAACGGCGGCGGAAATAAAAAAAGAGTGGCTGAAAGGGAAAACCAGGATTGGAATAAGCGCCGGGGCTTCAACGCCGGAAAGCGCCATAAAAGAGATAATAAATAAAATAAAATACATGGAGCAGCATGATGGAAAATGAGATCAGGAATATAAGGGAAGGAAAGGTCGTAAAAGGTAAAGTAATAAAGAAGAGCGACGGCGACCTTTTTGTTGATATTGGATACAAATCAGAGGGTATTGTCCCCAAAGAAGAAACATCAAGATACAGCTATTATGAAGGGATTAATGAAGGGGACGAAATAGAGGTTCTTGTAAAGCGGATGGATAACGGCGAAGGTGTTGTGCTTTTGTCCAGGATTATCGCGGAAAAGAAAGCCGTGTTTTCCAAAGTGAAGGATTCTTTTCAGAAGGCTACACCGCTTGACGGTAAAGTGGTCAAAGCGGTTAAAGGCGGATTTATTATTGATTTTGGGGCGAATGTGACGGCTTTTCTGCCCTTATCACATGCCAGGGTTCCGGCTGAAGAAATACTTAATAAGTTAATTCCTTTAAAGGTAATTCAGCTGGATGAAGAAAAAAGAAACGTGGTGGTATCCTATAAAGAAGCATCAGGTAATCAGATTAAAAAACCCGCGGAGGATATCAAGGCGCCTGAAAAACAGCAGGAAACAGCCGCTGTAAAACAGGAACAACCGGCAGCCGCGGAACCGGCAGCAAGCGCGCCTGTACAGCAGGTGCAGGAACCGTCTTTTGCCGCGGGATATAAGCATGGCGACAGGTTAAATGTGAAAGTAAAAAATATAACCGACGAAGGGCTTGAAGTTGAGCTTAGCCCCGAACTTAGCGGTTTCATACAGAAACAGGAACTTTCCTATTTTAGAAAGATAAACAACCCGGCTGATGTTTATTCGCAGGGTCAGGAATTTGAAGCGCAGATAATAAATATTGATAAGGATAAAAATAAAGTATTTTTAAGCATAAAAAGGCTTGAAGGCAATCCCTGGTTTGACATGGAAGAACGTTATCCGGTGGATGCAAGGGTGTTTGGCACAGTGGCGGAGATAATTGAAGGCGAAGGGATTAAGATAGAGATGGAAGAAAATGTGGACGCCTTTGTGGGGATGGATGACATATCATGGCAGGGCTTCGGGAAAATTTCCGAAGTGATTAAAGTTGGCGACAAAAAAGAGTTTAAGATACTGGCTGTTGATAAAGTAAAGAACAGGATAGTGCTTGGGTTAAAGGCGCTGACGCAGTCTCCGTGGACGTCTTTTGCCAATGTTTATAAGGAAGGAACCATTGTGGATGTAAAGGTTTTATCAATTGAAGAAGGGTGTGTAATCTGCGAGGTAATAGAAGGCATTAACGGCAGGATGCCGGTAAAGAACAGCGCCAAGATTACCTGCAAAAAAGGCGATGTGGTAAAGGCCAAGATAATTAAAGTGGACAAAGAACTAAAAAAGGTGACGCTTGCCGGCCGCGATATAGAGATGACCGAAGAGAAAAAACAGCTTGATGATTATATGAAGTCGCACGAGCATTCTTTTAAAATGAACGACCTGGTAGACCTTGATAAAGATAAAAAAGGTGAGACAAAATGATAAAAAAAATACCGCTTCCCACGGTAAACAGGCTTTCTCTATACCTTAAATGTTTTTCGGAACTGTCGGCAGGCAGCGTGGAATACGTGTCTTCGGAACAGGTGGCAAAGCAGATAGGGCTTAATCCCGCGCAGGTAAGAAAAGACCTTGCTTATTTTGGCAAGTTTGGCCGCAGGGGTTTTGGCTATCACGTTGAACAGTTAAAAGAGAATATTTCTAAGATACTGGGCACGCATAAAGGCGTAAGGGTTGCCGTGGTCGGCACGGGAAACCTTGGCAGCGCGCTTTTAATGTACCGCGGTTTTGAAGCAAGGGGTTTTAAAGTGGTGGCGGGATTTGACGTGGACCCGGATAAAGTGGGCTGGGAATTAGACGGGGTAAAAATATATGGTTCTGAAGACATGGAAAAAGTGATAAAAAAAGAGAAGATAGAAATTTTAATAATCACCACCCCGGCTGCTGTTATACCGGATATTTTCACCAAACTTAAAAAGACCCCCATTAAGGGCGTGCTTAATTTCGCGGGTAAGCATCTGGTAAGCGATGAAGACATAATAATAAGAAACGTGGACCTTGCGCTGGAACTTGAACAGCTGATGTTTTTTTTAACAAACAAATAGGTTTTATTGGTTATGTTTTTAAACGGACATGCGTGAATGCCGTGGCAAAGCCCGCATTCAAGCGCTGTCCCTACAAGAGCTTTTTTAAAAACAATTTATTTTATAATTGAAAGGCAAAGCAAAAGGAGACTGACATGG encodes:
- the ispH gene encoding 4-hydroxy-3-methylbut-2-enyl diphosphate reductase, encoding MAKKKKFTVTIAQGSGFCFGVQRAMKLAFEYADKNTDKGVYSLRQIIHNPQESARLEKAGARHVESVDGIKKGGCAIISTHGITPAEETQLRAKAADVLDTTCPYVKKIHKAVERLKDEGYQIIIVGDKEHYEVKGISGYAGDKGIVLNTAADVMKAHLESRVGVVCQTTQSAEKFMEIAAAVMKKVLVGRYAEVRVFNTICDATQKRQEATMQLAKKSDLMIIVGGKNSANTKRLYELSRGILKEVRHVETAAEIKKEWLKGKTRIGISAGASTPESAIKEIINKIKYMEQHDGK
- a CDS encoding redox-sensing transcriptional repressor Rex, with the protein product MIKKIPLPTVNRLSLYLKCFSELSAGSVEYVSSEQVAKQIGLNPAQVRKDLAYFGKFGRRGFGYHVEQLKENISKILGTHKGVRVAVVGTGNLGSALLMYRGFEARGFKVVAGFDVDPDKVGWELDGVKIYGSEDMEKVIKKEKIEILIITTPAAVIPDIFTKLKKTPIKGVLNFAGKHLVSDEDIIIRNVDLALELEQLMFFLTNK